The genomic window CCGGGTCCAGTACGAAAATGGCTACCTTCTCGTGCCTAAAGGTCCGGGTTTAGGGATGGAACTCGACGAATCGCAGCTTCAAAAGCTGGGGGACCGTCAGTGGACATTTTTGCAAGAACTGCCGCTGGAGCGGCAGGAAGACCGCGGGAAAGTAGGCAAAAAGGTACAATGATGAAGGTAGAAATCTTTGTTTGGATTGTGATCTGAGATCTTGAAAACGAGTTCTTCCCACGATTTTCCCCGGAGCTTTTCTATGCAAATTTATAACGTTGGTGTTATCGGCTGTGGCAGGATTTCAAGCCTACTGGAACAGGAAACACATCGCGGAACGCCGAACACCCATGCGGGTTGTTACAATCACTGTGATCGAACCCGTATTGTCGCAGCAGCAGATCGGGACGATAAACGCCGACAGAGTTTTGGAGGCAAATGGGATGTTCCGGGTCTGTACACAGATTGGCGGGAAATGCTGGATACTGAGAAACTGGATATCGTGAGTGTTTGCACCTATCCCATTCCGCATCGGGATATCGTTGTTGCCGCGGCTCAGTCAGGAGTAAAAGCCATATTCTGCGAGAAGGCGATGGCGACTACGTTGCGAGAGGCAGACGAAATGATTGATGCTTGCCGGAGAAACAATGTAAAGCTGAGCATTAACCACACGCGCCGATGGGATTGGCAATTTCGCCAAATTAAGGAGCTAATCGATCAGGAAGTAATCGGCTCCCTTCAAGCGATGACGCTCCAGTACAGCGCCGGGCTCGCCAACAACGGAACCCACTTTTTCGACATGCTGCGCTTCTTTGCGGGCGATGTGGCCTGGGCAACCGGTCACCTATTGGATCCGGATGCGCTGGATCCCCGTGGCGCTGGATACTTTCATTTTCAAAATGGCGTACAATGCATTGTGAACGGATCCACCGGAGGGAGCGCCCAACACCTCTTTGAATTGTTGGGATCCAGGGGACGGATAACGGTGGCCAATACACGGCCACGTCAGTTCAGGCTCTTCGTCAAAAATAAAGAGGAAAAATTCCCCGAAATACCAGAGGAACACAAGCTGAATACAACGGACAGGGGCCGATGTGTGATCCCGTTGTCAGTAGAGGAGATTGCAGAACGCCTCGACCGCGATCGGGATACAATATCCACTGGAGAAGATGGACGGGCTGCGCTGGAAATGGTGCTTTCTCTTCACGAATCGGAGCGGTTGGGCAACGCCCGGGTGGATTTTCCCATGACAAACCTGGATCTCCAGGTACTGGTGAGAAACGAAGGGTTCATCAGCGACGCTGTACCGCAATGATCGAGAATCAGTCCCCTACCCCACCGATCAACGCTTTCATATTGGCAAAGTTGATACGCATCGCTTCTTCCGCCGATCCGCTTTCCGGCTTGAAGTGGGTGGCGATGGATATCACCGCGTCGATCTGATAATCGCGCAAGTTCCGCAATACCGTCGGAAAATCCACGTCCCCTTCGCCGATGGGACAGTATTCAAACTCGCATTTCAGACCGTCTATGACTTGCAGATCTTTTATGTGGAGCGTATGAAGATACGGACGGACATTCTGAAATCCGCGGGTGGCGGTGTCCGATTCGCCGCAATTCATGGTATCCGCTGGCCCCCAGACCGTTTTCAGGCGAGGTGAGCCGACCGCCTCGATCACCTGCCGCATGTGTTCCGTGGTATTCGTGTAATTCCACGGCATCATGCACAGCGGCAGATCCACATCGTAGCGGTCCGCGTCTTCGACCAGCAGCGTAAACGCCCGGACCAGTTTGTCCATGTCCAGATCGGAAATGACGCCGCCGCGGGTCATCCATCGCATGGGCCAGGTCGGCTTACCGGCAGTATATTCACCAGGCCAGGCAAATGTGAACGTGGCCACTGCCGGAATTTTGAGCCGGGCGGCCATCTTCATGGCGGCGTTCAATTCCTCTCGGGCTTCCCGGAATTCGGGGTGTTCGGCCATATGGTCCAGATCCAAATCGCTGAGATGCACGGTTTTAAACTTACGGCCTCCGCAGAGCAGGAAAATATCCGTTTGATGCTGCTCGGCGCACGCGCCGATGCGGTCCATGTCCGCGTCGGTCATGGCTTCGAACGGAAGGTCGCCCGCCGAAGGCGCATACCAGATGCGGTCCGCGCCGATCTCTTTCGCTTTGGGAAATGCCCGGTCATAGGGCAGTCTCAGTTCGGTCGTGAACATGGCAAGTTTAAACGTGTAATCGGACATGGGCATAATCCTGTAGTTGGGATGAAGGGTGACATCAAATCTTAGAGAGACGGGCAGTAATCCAGGGGGTCTGATACAGGTAGGCCGAGGTGATCGGGAACCGGGAGGTCTGCAGGCTTCTGGTCAGGAGGGTCCAGTGGGCAATCTGGATAGGCAATGCGCTGGGTTCTGTAGAACCCGCCTCTCGGGTTGATGTACTCCCACACGATTTCACCTTTCCAGGTCACTTCGAAAATCCGTCCCTTATCCGTGTCCAGACTCAGCGTGTTCCCATTCGGGAGGCGCTGTACACCGCCGGTAACAATGCTCAGGAATTTGCTGGCCTGAGGCCCCGCAGCATATTCCCATACGACTTCTCCGCTTACGGGATTGATTTCTACAAGCCGGGTGTAGAATCGATTAATCGGAGGATAGCCCGTACCGCCTCCATTGTCGTAGATCAGGATATTTCCGTTGTGCAGCATTTTGGGATCGTGTGGACCTACCAGGTATTGATTCTGCCCTTCGGTCCCGTTTAACCACATGGTTTCCATCTGATCCAAATAGCCCCAATTCCAGACGATGTTTCCAGTCGATTTCTCGATAATAAATATCTGATTTCCATTTCTGGAACAGCTGAGAATATTTCCCGGCTTGAATCTCGTATCCCCCTGATCGTATAAAGGATTGTCGGGAAGTGTGTGAAGCGTATTCAGATGGAGCCAGTCCCCTTCCTGTCCGGGCTGTTGCCCCCCGCCAGTTTCAAATATGATCTGCTTCGCACGATCGCTGAATCCGAATTCTTCCAGGTGGTGATGCCCCCACCATTCCCAGACGACCTCGCCCTCCGAAGTTATTTCCATGATGTGATCGTCTTTGAGTGTGACGCGCGATACCCGAGGGGCATCGATTCGATCTGCGACCATGGCGAGATAAGTGTGTTCAGAAGTCTTCTGGATGTCGTGATGGAAACCCGTTGGTCGCGCATCCTTGCGGAAGTCCGAAGACAGAGACCAGACAATATTTCCATCCCAGTCCTGTTCTGTGATGGAGGCCCCATTGCTGATATAGTGGCCGTTTGCAACGCGTTCAAATAGCTGAGAGCCGCGCTGCGTCGCCGGGTTTCCGTAGAACTCGTGAACCACCTGCCCCTTCATGTCTATCAAGTGCCATCGATCGACCTGTTCGGCCGAGATACCACGCACGGGATCCCAGGGTCCTCGCCCGTGAACGAGCGTGTACCCGTTGTAACATCGGTCGGGGTGATAGACGGTAACACCTGTTGGCCAGTCCAGAACAGAGCGATTCATTTCAATTCCTTTTATGTTAGACTAATATAGGTCCCTGGATACAACTCACCTCGCCAGGCTCATGTCCCCAGTAAATGACGAAGAGACGACCGGGCTCGTACTCGATAGTCGCCGCTCGCTACACAAGATTGTTCCGTTCTGCCCAGATTCGAATGGCCTCGGAACCCGGGTATTCAGCATCCAATCCGAGTTGCTCAATCTGTTTATTGCCGTGCCACTCCTGCCAATCGCCTACTTCCCTGCCGACATCGCGCCAGGAATCGCCCGCTTTTTTCATCGCATCTACAAGAAGCCCATCCAGTTCCGACACGACCGCGCCATTCTCTTCGACCAGGTTGTTCTGTTCGTAGGGATCGTTTTCAAGATCGAAACACACCCATGGTCCTTCCTCCATTCGCGCGTAATTGTACTTCGCTGTGCGAATCCCGCGCCAGCCGGGCCACGGAATGAAGCTGTGATGCATCGCCATATAGGCGTACTCTTGCTGGTGCCCATTGGAATCGCTGCCGAGGATGACGCCGGACAGATCGGCCCCGTCCAACCCCGATGGCACATTGATCCCTGCGAGTCCACATAGCGTGGGAAAAATGTCTGGCGTGCCAAACGGCATGTCCAGTGTGGCGTTGGCTTCAATCTTGCCTGGCCATCGAATCAGAAAAGGAACCTGGGTGGATTCGCGATGAGGCCATCGTTTGCCTCGCCAGCCCTGGCTGTTTAGCATTTCACCGTGATCCGAGGTGTACACCACAATGGTGTTTTCCGCCTGACCACTGTCTTCCAGGGCCTGCATCAAGCGTTCCCACTCAGTATCCAGGCCCGTTACGAGACCGTAATAATGCGCATAATGGTCCTGAAAGAGATTGAGCGCCTCTGCATCTACGGTCTTCACATTGGGATGAAACTTCAGGTTCCGTCCTCGATATTTTTCGAGATATACCTCTGGAGATACCAGTGGGGGATGAGGGGGATACCATGAAAGAAACAGGCACCAGGGAGCCCCACCGTCCTGTCCTCGAATGAACTCAATGGCCCTGTTGGCCTCGATCTGCGGCTTGTCGAACCCTTTTCCAACCACAGTCTCAGTGCTGTTCACCGCATAGTTTCGATTGGGACTCGCGTGATTCGATACCAGAGGTACAAACCATTCATCGTCGAATCCCAGACGCATCGGATGACCCGAATCGAGTTGTACATCTCCTAAATGCCATTTGCCGATATAACCACAGCGGTACCCTGCGTTTTTGAAAGCCTTGCCGATGTGGGCATATTCACTTAGATCCGGATGATACCCGTTGGTCGTTATCCCCATGCGATGGCCGTGTAATCCCGTCATCAATATGGCCCTGTAGGGGCAACAAAGCGGGGTCGTTGACACGGCACTTTCCAATTTCATTCCCTGCCTGGCGAATGCGTCGAAGTGCGGTGTCTCCAGATCTTCATCGCCGTAGTAGCAACCCATTGCCGATGCACGCTGCTGGTCGGAAAACACAAACAGGATATTGGGCTGTTGAGCCGGTTGTGGCATGGACGTCTCTCCTATACTCGGTGCTGATGATTAGACCCACTTTGTATCTTGTAATGATGCGACCGTACCAGGACGGGGCCGCCAAATATTTGCGTCGTCACGCCAGGGGTTTGCCTTGAGCCACGCCTCGTTCATGGACACGCCCAGCCCGGGGCCGGTCGGGATCGGCAAAAAGCCATCCTTCTGAACCGGGAAATCGCCTGTGCAAGCGTCCTGAAACCACGGGCTGATTCCGCCTTCCTGAATCATAAAGTTTGGGGTGCAGGCATCGAGATGCAAAGACGCGATCGTGCAAAGCGGGCCGTAGGGGTTGTGCGGTTGGAAACCGACATAATGGGCTTCTGCCATCGCCGCAATCTTCTTCAACTCCAATATGCCGCCACCCTGAACAATGTCGGGTTGAATCATCTTCACAATTTGTCGGCTCAGCAAGTCGGTAAATTCCCACTTGGTGTAAAGCCGTTCACCTGTCGCCAGTGGGATGCTTACGGCCTCGGCAACCCGTTGCATCGCGTCGAGGTTTGTTGGTGGCACGGGTTCTTCGTACACAAAGGGCCGACAGTCGGCCATCGCATTGCCGATGCGGATGGCGTCTGCGGGCGCAAGCCGTCCATGCACCTCAACGAGCAACTCAACGTCGTCGCCCACTGCTTTGCGAACAGCTTCCAGTTTTTTTATGGCTACGCGTTCGGCTTCTGCCGGAATAAACAGCCCGCAATGGTCAAACGGATCCCCCTTGAGCGCCGTCAATCCATTTGATACGTTGTTCATCGCAGTTTCAGCAGCCCCTTCAGGTGTAGGCCCATCCCACCTGCCATAGCACCAGATCCGATCTCTCATCTTTCCGCCCAGCATTTCGTATATGGGCAGTCCCACGGCCTGGCCTTTGATATCCCACAGAGCGATTTCTATGCCGCTTATGGCTGACATCTGCACGACACCGCCCCGCACAAAAAAGTGATGATAGAGTGTCTGCCAGTGTTTCTCGATCTGCCAGGGGTCTTCGCCCACCAGCACCTGACCGACCTCGTCGATCTGGGTTGCAACGCTAAGCGGACCGGCGGTCGCCTCACCCCAGCCTGTGATGCCTTCATCGGTTTCAATCTTCACAAACATGTAGTTGCGTGGCGGGCGGCCTTGCGGTGAAGATGATGCGGGAACTGCTTTTACCGATGTAATCTTCAAGATATTCCTCCTTGTGTCAGGGCTTTACAGCATTCTCGAAATGCCAGCGATCTGCCATGCGTCAGCCGATCTGCTGACCACCACGATGGATTCCTCGCTGTTGCCAGAGGCATCGTCAGCAGTCACTGCCACAAGGACGCCCTTGGGACCGGATTGTGCTGCCTCGACCTCTATATTGCTGACCGATGTGGTTCTTTCGTTGACCTGTTGCGCCAGTTTGGTGCCATCTTCGATCCGTGTCACTGCGCCAACGCCGACCTCAATCAGCGGAAAACGACAGAGGTTGGCGCACGCATCGCTATCGCTTTTGTCCAGCGCATCGCAATAGCGTCGCACCTGACTAATTGCCGCTTCGGTAGCCTGGGCGATAGCTGTTTCGTCGTCACGCCCTTCGTAATAAGTACCAAGTGCAAACCGCGCCTGGATCCCCCACGAATCAGCGGGTTTGGTGACAATATAAGTGACGCGGTTCCACAGAATGGGATCATCGTCTGCATTGTATCGCGTCCACCCACCTACCAGGTGGACCTTGTTGGGAGAGTCGTGCAGCCGAACGGGTTCTCGCCCCCTCGTCAGGACCCAACCCGTCGCTACCCTTGAGGTCCAGTCGGCATTATCCGCGTAGTCCCGTGCCGTATCGTAGTAGGCGGTCCGCCCCGATGCGTCAACGCGGACATGGGGATAGCTCATCACGGCAGCCCAGGCATCTCCACTTTGGGAGGCGTCGGCTTCAAAAAAGCCGAAGTAAGCATCTTCCGGGGTATCAAAGTGCGTCTTGTATTCGTTCATCTGGAAAGCTCCTCATCCATGGTGATCGCCAAACGCCCTTGAGGCCCATCAATTCGGCTTACAAGGAGACTTTCCAGCTCGATATGCTCCCGCTCCGTCAGTTGACTCGCCAGAGGACTCGCAAGGAACTCCTTGTAGGGACGAGAGGTCTCCATAAAAGGCATGATGTACATGGGCACGACGGACTGAAGCATCGCCGCCCGCTTTTTGTTCGTGCGGTTCACGCCTGCCCGGTGCCAGGTTCGGGCATCATAGATGACGTAGCTACCCGCCGGTGCCTCGACGACGTCTGCTTCGGAGCCTGTATAGGGGAGGCCCCTTGCCTGGCGAGATCCCTCCTCCCTGTACGTATTCCCACTCCCCCATTCTGGAGGCGGTCCTTCTCCACGCGTATGCGATCCGAGTTTGAAACAGGTTGCGCCGTTTTCACTCTTAAATTCGGTCACACATAAATTTCGCTGAACGCCAAGCACGAGATTCAGCGCATTGTGCGGTACGATCCGATTTCCATCGGAGGAATTCCTGGCAATCCCCCAGAGGTAGGGATAATCCGAATGCCACCCCCCCACTTGGCGTTCACCGTCATCCGGAGCCACGACGGCGAAACCGGGCCTGTGAGCCAGCCGAATTTCCCGACACTGCATATACTCCCGCATCACCCAGAGGGATACAGGCTCGGTTGCGGCTCTCGACACTTCCACAGACTGCGTGAGAGTCGGCAGATTTCTGTCTAATTCTTCATGGTTCCACTTGCCAGTGCAACTCACCCTTTGTAGTTCTTCGGTCGCGTGGGGAGACAAGATGCTCGGAAGGCAGACCCATCCGTTCTCGCGGATTTGCTGAAGGTATTCAGACGGAAGATGGGCAGGGCCGTGACCCGGCTGAAAACGCCCTGGCACGGACGATTCGGAGCCATCTTCCCCCAGTGATTTCCCATTCAGGGCGAGATGTACGCCTTCGTCATTCGCCGCAGACACATCGAGAGTCAGGCCCGACACCACGTGGCGACAAGTGTCGCCTTCTTCTTTCCAGATCGCTTTGTCGTCGGCGTGGTCAAAGACGGCTGTTTCGCCTTCCGATACGCCCAGAAAATCACCCTTTTCGTTTCTCAACAGCGCGAAGTGAGCGGAAGGTTTCTCCACGCGAACGACGCGCTCTTCAAATTTCTGAGTTGGGGGCATGTGGCACTCCTTTGTCGCACAGTTAGTTATTTTGATCTCCCAAACCCCTTGCCTCGTCAACGACTTCTTGCATGCCGTCCCACTCACTCCAGGGATCGCACAATTTATCGATTGCGACCTGCCAGGGATTATACCCATCGGAATATTCGAGAA from Gemmatimonadota bacterium includes these protein-coding regions:
- a CDS encoding Gfo/Idh/MocA family oxidoreductase, which gives rise to MQIYNVGVIGCGRISSLLEQETHRGTPNTHAGCYNHCDRTRIVAAADRDDKRRQSFGGKWDVPGLYTDWREMLDTEKLDIVSVCTYPIPHRDIVVAAAQSGVKAIFCEKAMATTLREADEMIDACRRNNVKLSINHTRRWDWQFRQIKELIDQEVIGSLQAMTLQYSAGLANNGTHFFDMLRFFAGDVAWATGHLLDPDALDPRGAGYFHFQNGVQCIVNGSTGGSAQHLFELLGSRGRITVANTRPRQFRLFVKNKEEKFPEIPEEHKLNTTDRGRCVIPLSVEEIAERLDRDRDTISTGEDGRAALEMVLSLHESERLGNARVDFPMTNLDLQVLVRNEGFISDAVPQ
- a CDS encoding TIM barrel protein — protein: MSDYTFKLAMFTTELRLPYDRAFPKAKEIGADRIWYAPSAGDLPFEAMTDADMDRIGACAEQHQTDIFLLCGGRKFKTVHLSDLDLDHMAEHPEFREAREELNAAMKMAARLKIPAVATFTFAWPGEYTAGKPTWPMRWMTRGGVISDLDMDKLVRAFTLLVEDADRYDVDLPLCMMPWNYTNTTEHMRQVIEAVGSPRLKTVWGPADTMNCGESDTATRGFQNVRPYLHTLHIKDLQVIDGLKCEFEYCPIGEGDVDFPTVLRNLRDYQIDAVISIATHFKPESGSAEEAMRINFANMKALIGGVGD
- a CDS encoding aryl-sulfate sulfotransferase; this translates as MNRSVLDWPTGVTVYHPDRCYNGYTLVHGRGPWDPVRGISAEQVDRWHLIDMKGQVVHEFYGNPATQRGSQLFERVANGHYISNGASITEQDWDGNIVWSLSSDFRKDARPTGFHHDIQKTSEHTYLAMVADRIDAPRVSRVTLKDDHIMEITSEGEVVWEWWGHHHLEEFGFSDRAKQIIFETGGGQQPGQEGDWLHLNTLHTLPDNPLYDQGDTRFKPGNILSCSRNGNQIFIIEKSTGNIVWNWGYLDQMETMWLNGTEGQNQYLVGPHDPKMLHNGNILIYDNGGGTGYPPINRFYTRLVEINPVSGEVVWEYAAGPQASKFLSIVTGGVQRLPNGNTLSLDTDKGRIFEVTWKGEIVWEYINPRGGFYRTQRIAYPDCPLDPPDQKPADLPVPDHLGLPVSDPLDYCPSL
- a CDS encoding sulfatase, which translates into the protein MPQPAQQPNILFVFSDQQRASAMGCYYGDEDLETPHFDAFARQGMKLESAVSTTPLCCPYRAILMTGLHGHRMGITTNGYHPDLSEYAHIGKAFKNAGYRCGYIGKWHLGDVQLDSGHPMRLGFDDEWFVPLVSNHASPNRNYAVNSTETVVGKGFDKPQIEANRAIEFIRGQDGGAPWCLFLSWYPPHPPLVSPEVYLEKYRGRNLKFHPNVKTVDAEALNLFQDHYAHYYGLVTGLDTEWERLMQALEDSGQAENTIVVYTSDHGEMLNSQGWRGKRWPHRESTQVPFLIRWPGKIEANATLDMPFGTPDIFPTLCGLAGINVPSGLDGADLSGVILGSDSNGHQQEYAYMAMHHSFIPWPGWRGIRTAKYNYARMEEGPWVCFDLENDPYEQNNLVEENGAVVSELDGLLVDAMKKAGDSWRDVGREVGDWQEWHGNKQIEQLGLDAEYPGSEAIRIWAERNNLV
- the dgoD gene encoding galactonate dehydratase — encoded protein: MKITSVKAVPASSSPQGRPPRNYMFVKIETDEGITGWGEATAGPLSVATQIDEVGQVLVGEDPWQIEKHWQTLYHHFFVRGGVVQMSAISGIEIALWDIKGQAVGLPIYEMLGGKMRDRIWCYGRWDGPTPEGAAETAMNNVSNGLTALKGDPFDHCGLFIPAEAERVAIKKLEAVRKAVGDDVELLVEVHGRLAPADAIRIGNAMADCRPFVYEEPVPPTNLDAMQRVAEAVSIPLATGERLYTKWEFTDLLSRQIVKMIQPDIVQGGGILELKKIAAMAEAHYVGFQPHNPYGPLCTIASLHLDACTPNFMIQEGGISPWFQDACTGDFPVQKDGFLPIPTGPGLGVSMNEAWLKANPWRDDANIWRPRPGTVASLQDTKWV
- a CDS encoding phytanoyl-CoA dioxygenase family protein gives rise to the protein MPPTQKFEERVVRVEKPSAHFALLRNEKGDFLGVSEGETAVFDHADDKAIWKEEGDTCRHVVSGLTLDVSAANDEGVHLALNGKSLGEDGSESSVPGRFQPGHGPAHLPSEYLQQIRENGWVCLPSILSPHATEELQRVSCTGKWNHEELDRNLPTLTQSVEVSRAATEPVSLWVMREYMQCREIRLAHRPGFAVVAPDDGERQVGGWHSDYPYLWGIARNSSDGNRIVPHNALNLVLGVQRNLCVTEFKSENGATCFKLGSHTRGEGPPPEWGSGNTYREEGSRQARGLPYTGSEADVVEAPAGSYVIYDARTWHRAGVNRTNKKRAAMLQSVVPMYIMPFMETSRPYKEFLASPLASQLTEREHIELESLLVSRIDGPQGRLAITMDEELSR